The nucleotide window GGCGATATCGGTGACAGCCCACTCTATGCCGGAAGATACCCGTCGTCGCCGAAAACTGCGGTCGTCACACTGGTTTCCATCTCAGTCCTGCAAACCGTGGTTGCTCTGGAGAGAAAAATCGTATACAGTAGCGGTCTGTCCCTGTTGAAAGCACTAAATAGTGAGACAGGCTGTGTTGGTAAACTGACTCTGCTATGATTTGTGGATAGCAAATCCAGGTGTTTCTTGCTATGAAATTTTCAGTGATATCTGTTAGTAACTAATTACTGAGATGCTTAGATTAGAAACTACATTTGCAACCATTGGAAATGCGTTACGAGAATAGTGCTGTAATTCAATCTGCGGCGAGACACTCGTAGTATTACAAAATTAAGTTTGTAATGGAATGTGCTGGTCTAGTTGTGTCTGTGACATAATAACACGATTTGTTATCTACAAACATATCCCTGTACTACTGGTTCTGTAACGTAGATATATTCACGCTGATAATATTCGCGGCTTCGATCACTTTCTCGCTGAGTTCGTTGTGGAGTTTCTCGAACGAAAACCGACTTTTCGGCCCGGAGATGCTTATTGCACCGTACAGTCCGTTATCGTTCTGAATCGGCGCACCGATTGCGCGGGTTCCGAGAATCTCCTCTTGGTCGTTGATGGCGTATCCCTGTTTGCGAATGGTCTCGAACTCCTCGAACAACTCCGCTTGGTCGGTAATCGTGTTTTCGTTCATCGATGGCAGTCCCTGCTCTTCGACAATCGTTCTCGCCTCTTCGGGTGGGAGATGTGCGAGATACGCTTTACCCGAGGAACTCCAGTGCAGGAAATCGTGCGTTCGTCGTTTCATCTTGTTGAAGTTTTCTGAGATCCCTTTTTCGCCTTGGACCTTGTGTAAATAGACGCCACGACCGAATTCGCAGGTCATCAGGTGCGAAAACTCTCCTGTTTCTTCGGCAAGTTCCTTCGTTACGTTCTCACCCGCAATATGGAGGAGGTTCGTATCGAGCACGTACCGACCTTTGTTCAGGAACTTCAAACTGAGGCGGTACTCTCCATCCGATTTGACCACGAACTCCATCTTCTTTAGCGTCGCCAGATGGTTGTACACGCCGGGTTTCGAGAGTCCCAACGCGTCTGCAAGTTCTGTTACCGTTGCACCGTCCATCTCCTCCAGCGTATCGATCACCCGGCAGGTGTTTTCGACGGTGCTGAGCGTTCTTGGACTGCTATTTGCCATTAACAAATATCTTGGTAAAGATGTATATATAAAACTGGATAGCGGGCAAAAATTGCGAGTCGGATGGCGAACGGGTGGTCCAAGATAATCCGGCAAATAGATTGGCGAACACAAACATTAATACTATCCTGATACTTACCCCGTCACATGGAAGGTAGTGACAAAGCATACGATGTCATAGTCGTCGGTGTCGGAGGCATCGGAAGTGCAGCGGTGTACCACCTCTCTCAGCGTGGGCTTGACGTGTTAGGATTAGACCAGTACAGCATCCCGAACTCGGTTGGCTCCTCACACGGTGACTCCCGGCTCATTCGCCTCACGAACTACGAGGACCCGGAGTACGTTCCCCACGTTCGGCGCTCTATCGACTTGTGGGAATCGTTAGAAGAAGAGTACGGCGAACAACTACTGTTCCGTACGGGGACGGTTGATGCCGGTCCGGAAGGGAGTGAGACTGTCGAAGGGGCCATCACCGCCTGCGAGGAGTACGACCTCCCGTACGAACATCTTTCGGCGGCCGAACTCTCCGAACAGTTCCCGGGGTTTCGTCTGCCGTCGGACTTTGAAGCGGTACATCAGCCGGATGGCGGGTTTATTCATCCGACGAGGTGCGTACAGGCACATGTCGCCGGAGCGCACGATAACGGCGCAGAAACCCACGCACACGAAACGGTCGTCGAGTGGGACACGACAGACGACGGAGTCCGCGTACAAACCGATCTCACGACGTACGAGGCAGATCAACTCGTTCTAACGGCCGGCGCATGGAAGGATGTATTCCCCGAACGGGTCGCGGAGAAACTGACACCGTGGCGCGTCATCGTCGGTGGCTTCCAACCCGAGTCTCCCGAGAAGTTTACACCGGATGCACTGCCCGTCTTCTCGATCAACGAGGGCGACCAAGGATACTACGGGGCACCGGCAGCAGGCACCTCTGGGTTCAAATTCGGTCTCGTAGACAATCTAGAGGACGTTGCAGACCCGTCTGATTTCGATCCCAGACCGACGGAGAAGGAGAAAGAGCGGCTCAGAACGGTACTTTACGACAAAGCCCGAGAGTACTTCCCGGAAGGTGCGCGTTCGACGAAGCGACTGAAGACCTGTATGGTCACTCACACTCCGGATCAGGATTTCATCGTTGACTCACTGCCGGACCGTCCGCAAGTGAAAGTTGGCGCAGGGTTCTCCGGGAAAGGATTCAAATTCAGCGGTCTCATGGGAGAGCTATTAGCCGACCTCGTGACTGAGGAGGCCTCGAAGGTCGATCTCGAAATTTTCGAGATGGACCGGTTCTAACCTATCGTCGCGTCTGCACCCGATTGCTCATCCGACTGCACGACGTCGTGCGGTCAAGTGAGTGAAGAGAGACGTTACTATATCACACACAAGTCATCGGGTAAGCAACCGTGACACTTGCAGGCCGCTCAACGAGTGTCTTGCAGCGACGGCTACGTCCGTTCGCCGTCAAAACCTCACGTGACAGCTCTGTTCGGGGGCATTGCTGTAATTCTCGCTACTTCTTTTCAGTCACCTGTTGCCGCCATCTTCGTAGGTCGTCGAGGGCACTCTGTCAAATACCACGATAAATAATAGTGTATAAATGGAACAAGATAATACGACAGCTAGCGGCTCTGCGTCCGATGTCTGATTGTAGACACGATACGACATTGGTTCGATGGTTCGTCCTGTTGCCTACTTCATGAGGGCATACTTTCATATGATCCTTATTGTCGTGCCAACTCACGTGTCTCTCTCCTCTATCTCGTGGTACGATCTGATTGTCCTTTCCTTCGGTGTGGCACGATGCGGGTTGATCGATATTGTTTGTGTTGTACACTATCGTCTACCTCAACGGTCGATTCGGCCTCTTTGATGACAGCTATCAACTGAGACTATTCTAACCCAGCTAACCCGGTCGAACTTAGAATCCAAGTAGTTTGGACAATTTAAAGTACGAAACCGGGAGAAAACGGTTCCGAGCCACTCTCGATGTTATTTCACATCTCCCGCGCCTGCATTCGCGTCGTTCTGTGGGGTTCGATTTCGATTCATTCGGTGTCTGATTCGATATCTCTCCGGTTCTGGTCTTCTCATCGGTGGCTGTCGAAATATTACAAGGCTAACTGCGTAACGCTATCCTTGATAAACATAAGAATTTACACATAATGTCCGAGTATTTCGGATACAATCTGCCTAATACACTACGCAATCTCTTTCTATTTTTGTTGTTGACTGACCGCTCTAATCTCTAAATTCAGCGTAGATCTATGACAAATCGCCAAACTAATTCAATATTTTTCAAAATCTATATTTATCCGAATTACTTGGATTCTGTACTCGCCTATACGAGAAACAGGAGGGTATGTGAGGGACCGATAAACCGAAGTACACCTAGTGAGTGGGTGTAACTCACGTAGGGTAGTCGTCGTATGGTTTCCGTGACCCTCGAATCCGTCACGACCGTACTAGCGCGCCTACAGAATCACTCAGACCCATGACCAAGTGTACTGCTGAAATCGTTCGCGTGTTGGAGCATCTGGGCGTCGAGTACCTGTTCGGTTATCCCGGCGGCCGAGCAATCGAACTCCTCGAGTCTCTCGCCGACTCAGATATTCAAGTTGTACGCCCGCGTGACGAGCGCGAGGCGAGTGTGATGGCCGAGATGTACGGGCGATATCACCAATCTCCGGGAGTGCTTACGGGGCAAGGCCCGTGGATTGGGAGTATCGGTGCGATTGGGCAGATGGAGGCTCAACTTGGCTCATCTCCTATGGTTGCGCTTACCGAGGCATCCGAACGAGGAGATTACTCGACGCTGGCCCCGTACCAACAGGCGCGGGGAGATTATGGTGGCTTTTCGCTTCCTAAGATTCTGGACGGTATCACGAAAGAATGGTGGTTCCCTCGTTCGGCCAACGAAACGATACGGAGCGTCCAGTTAGCGTTCAAGCATTCGACCGCTAACCGCCCCGGTCCCACGGCGGTTATTTTAGACGGTGATGCGGTCACAGCCGAGGTGCCGGAATCTGATACACCACCCCTCTGGTCTCCGGAGGCACAGACTCGAAACTGGGACTCGGCACCGACCGAGGAGACCGTTTCTACAGCCTCGAAGATTCTCTCGGATGCTGACCGACCAGTTATTATCGCGGGGAACGGCGTTCACGTCTCTCAGTGCTACGACGAACTCCTCGAAGTTGCGGAGGCGTACGACGCGGTCGTCACCACGTCGTATCTCGGGAAGTCTACGATTCCGGAGACGCACGACCGGGCCGCTGGTGTTATTGGTTCGTTCGGACACGAAGGTGCCAATCAAGCGGTCAGCGAAGCAGACGCGTTACTCGTCGTCGGTTGTCGGATGAATCCGATGGACACGAACTGGCAGGCGGCGAGTTTCATCCGCCCGGACGAGCAAGCGATCATCCACGCGGATATCGAAACCCGGAACGCCGGTTGGGTGTACCCCGCCGATGTCGGACTCATCGGCGACGCCGGACAGTCGCTTTCGGCACTCGTCAGCGCAGGTAGTGGACAAAACGGCTGGGCACTCGACCGCGCTGCTGAAGCGCGAACGGACTTTACAGCCCCCGCCTGCGACTCAGACCAGCGTCCGATTCTCCCACAGCGTGCAGTCGCAGAAATCAACGAGATAGTGGATGCAGAGACGATTGTGACGGCAGATTCGGGGAACAACCGGTTCTGGCTCCTCAACTACCTGCAGACGCCGGCGATCCGAACGTACTTCGGCAGTGGCGGTGTCGGCGGCATGGGATGGGCTGGTCCCGCTGGTGTCTCTGCGGCAATTACGACTGACAAGGACGTGGTCGCAGTTGCCGGTGACGGCGGCTTCACGATGACGATGACATGCGTCGAAACAGCAGTCGAATACGGGGTGGCACCCACGTTTGTCGTCCTCAACGACACCTCGCTCGGGATGGTCCGCCAGATGGACGATTCGATTCCCGGCGTCGAGTTCCACGATACGGACTTCGTCGCTGTGGCCGAAGGCTTCGGTGCGGAGGGGATGCGCGTGACGGAACCAGAGAACTTGGCTGCTCGCCTCAAAGAGGCCAAAGCGGCCGATGTTCCGACGGTCGTGGACGTTCGAATCGACCGCGAACAGGATATGGCCGAAACGCTCCAGTCGTCGTTTTACGCCGAAGTCGGCGGCCTTCACGAGTAACGGCCAGTTTGTGGGAAGGCACAACGCTTTTGCCGGACTCCACCGACATCGGTACTATGGCGGAAAACGCGACAGTACTTGTCACTGGTGGGACCGGCTTCATCGGTTCGTACGTTTCGAAGCAGTTCCTCGAACACGGACACGACGTCATCGCATACGACCTCTCGACGGATACGCGTATCCTAGAGAAACTCGGTATCGCCGCCGACGTCGAAGTCAGACGCGGTGACGTGAGCGATGCGACTGACGTGGTCAGCGCAGTTTCTGAGACCGGAACGACGCATATCGTTCATCTCGCCGCACTCTTGACCAATACGGCTGAGAGTAACCCTCGCGCAGCCATGCAAGTAAACATCGAAGGGACGAGCAACGTCTTCGAGGCCGCTCGGACGCTGGATGACCAAGTCGAACGGGTCGCCTGGGCATCTTCTGCGGCAGTCTATGCGCCGCCGCACAACTACGATGACGGCGGCGACTGGTGGGTTACCGAGGATGATCTGGTTTACCCGGATACGCTCTACGGGGCGACTAAGGAGTACAACGAACACCAAGCCCGCGTCTATCACGAGGAGTACGATGTCAGTCACGTTGCGATTCGGCCGACCGTCGCGTACGGCCCGTACCGTGAGACCGGTGGATCTGCGTTCCTTGCGAATATCATCGAGAAGCCAGCAGTTGGTGAGTCATTCTCGGTCGAGTACGGCGACCAAGAAATCGACTGGCAACACGTCGAAGATATCGCTCAGGGATTCCGTCTGGCGGCGTTTACACCCGATGAAGAACTCTCTCAGCGTATCTACAACGTTCGTGGGGAGCTTGCGACCGTCCGAGAGGCGGCCGAGACCGTCGAGGGCATCATACCCGACGCCGACATCGACGTGTCTGACGATGGCGAACTGCCGTGGACCCAACGACTTGACATGACGAAGGCGCAGGAAGACTTGGGCTACGACCCGCAGTACGACCTCGAATCCGGGTTCCGCGACTACATCTCGGTTCTCCGTGATGAGGCCGGACTGGACCCGCTCTAGGCGCTCGGCAACGATTCGAACGGTGAAAAGAGACGCAGGTTGATTCGGGTTCAGTTCTGCGTTTGGCTGTACTTGTCCACCCACTCTTTCAGCGTGATTCCCATCGCAGATTCGGTGATCGCGTTCGAAGAGGCCGAATTCGCACTTTTGACGAGTTCGGCTTCGAGCGTTCGCGTCGGAACTTCCCCGAGGAAGTGCGGAATCGCTCTTTGTACGTCTAGCGGACAGCCGACTTCGTGAGCGAGCGCGTAGCCCGAGATTGAGTGGGGTATCTCCTCGTTGGCGTAGTGTTCGCGGTCGGTACCGTCAAGCAGTTCGGCATCAACGTGGTCCACGTACTCGTAGCACTTCCCGACATCGTGAAGCAGGCACGCCGCGACGATAACGTCGATATCTGGGTCTGCGCCGTGGAAGTCGCGTTGAACTTCGGCGGATTGGAGTGCGATTTTTGTGACACCCCGGACGTGTTCGACGTTCGTGACGTCGTGAATATTCCATGCGTATGGAATATCGTGGATTGACTGCCAACCTCCTCGTTCTAGACCGAGAACCCACGCGTCCACGACTTTTTCCCGAAGGTCATCGTCCTCAATCCGGCGTAGCGATGGAAACGCGTCCCGAACTTGACTTTCGTAGTCCCGCTCGTGTACCTCAGTAGCCATCGTGTTTCAGAAGCGTGTTCTTCACGAGCCGTTCGCGGCCGATAAACCGCGGGCGCTCTTCGATTGCGAGGAAGTTGTCAACGTCCTCGCGCGCCTCGGCGGCTTTACCGCCCGTCGCCTCGTAGTCACGGGAGCCTTCACTACCCAATGCGTCGTAGAGTTTCTCGATATCGTCGAAGTAGAGTTCGGCGATGCCGTCGAATTCGGCGTTGTCGGGATCTGTCGGAACCACCTGACAGTACCGAACGACACCCTCAATCTCCTTTGCGATGGGCGTGTGAGTGTTCTGCCAGTGGTCGAGGAACTCCTCGTGAGTCATTCCTTCTTTCCGGACGAGGAACGCCGAGTGCTTGTAGAGACCGTCGGTATCGCCGTCAACTTCGTCCTTAACGATGCGCTCTTCCCCGATCAGACGCGGGCGACGCGCTACGTCGAGGAAGTTATCAACGTCCTGTCGAGCTTTCGCGGCGATTTCTTTCGTCGGGTCGTAATCACGCGAGCCTTCGCTTCCGAGCGCCTCGTGTAGTTCGTCTAACGTCTCGAAGTAGAGTTCGGCCAATCCGTCGAACTCCGCGTGTTCGGGTTCAGTCGGAAGGACTTGCTGGTAGCGGACGACTCCTTCGATATCCTTCGCAATCGGTGTGTGGGTATGCTGCCAGTGTTCGACGAACTCCTCGTGAGACATGTCCGACTGACGCACTAGCAGTGCAACGTGCTTGTACATGGATATACGTCTCGTCGTGGTGTCTATTAAAATGTGAGGGATCAGGAGGGATACGTGCTTCCGTCCACCTCCCGGAGTCAAACACCCAGCAGTCATGACCCCAATGACCATCTTGATAATCGTCCGGAAAAATAATCGTACTGAGTATGTACGAGCGGAGTTTCATGGAAGGAACGCGTGGGACGCAGGCCGTTGACTGGGAGGAGCGCATCGACGTCAAGCGTCTCCGCGAAGAACGCTACGAGAAGGCACTTGAACGCTTACAGGACTCGGATCTCGGGAGTATGCTTCTCGTCTCCGACCCGAACATCCGATACGTTACTGGGCTTGCGATGACTGGTGGCTCCGGAGCCGACCATTACACCCTCTTGACCGAGGAGGGCGATATCGTCCACTGGGACACCGCAGATCACGCGAGCAATCAGCGGTTTAACTGCCCGTGGTTGGACGATATCCGCTACGCGTGCCCCGGACTCGGGAACGTCCCGCGCGCGTCCGGCCGCGACTCCGCACGCAACTGGCTCAAGCAAAAGATGGCCACTCTCGTCACGGAGGCGATGGAAGAGTACGGCGTCCACAAGGAGCCACTGGGTCTCGACGTAGGTAATCAGGGTCTCATCAGCGCCTTCGAGACCAACAACGTAGATGTTCGTACCAAGGAGTGCGTCGATCTGATGCATGATGCCCGGAAGATCAAGACCCAAGACGAGATCGAATGTCTTCGGCAGGTCGCAGCCATCTGTGAAGCTGGCTTCCAGAAAATCAAGGAAACCGCCCGTCCGGGTGTGAAAGAGTCCGAAGTCTGGGGTCACGCGAGCAAGGAACTCTGGCGGCACGGTGCGATGGTCCAAGGCGGCTACGTCACGTCCGGTCCGAACACGTG belongs to Halogeometricum borinquense DSM 11551 and includes:
- a CDS encoding IclR family transcriptional regulator; the protein is MANSSPRTLSTVENTCRVIDTLEEMDGATVTELADALGLSKPGVYNHLATLKKMEFVVKSDGEYRLSLKFLNKGRYVLDTNLLHIAGENVTKELAEETGEFSHLMTCEFGRGVYLHKVQGEKGISENFNKMKRRTHDFLHWSSSGKAYLAHLPPEEARTIVEEQGLPSMNENTITDQAELFEEFETIRKQGYAINDQEEILGTRAIGAPIQNDNGLYGAISISGPKSRFSFEKLHNELSEKVIEAANIISVNISTLQNQ
- the solA gene encoding N-methyl-L-tryptophan oxidase — encoded protein: MEGSDKAYDVIVVGVGGIGSAAVYHLSQRGLDVLGLDQYSIPNSVGSSHGDSRLIRLTNYEDPEYVPHVRRSIDLWESLEEEYGEQLLFRTGTVDAGPEGSETVEGAITACEEYDLPYEHLSAAELSEQFPGFRLPSDFEAVHQPDGGFIHPTRCVQAHVAGAHDNGAETHAHETVVEWDTTDDGVRVQTDLTTYEADQLVLTAGAWKDVFPERVAEKLTPWRVIVGGFQPESPEKFTPDALPVFSINEGDQGYYGAPAAGTSGFKFGLVDNLEDVADPSDFDPRPTEKEKERLRTVLYDKAREYFPEGARSTKRLKTCMVTHTPDQDFIVDSLPDRPQVKVGAGFSGKGFKFSGLMGELLADLVTEEASKVDLEIFEMDRF
- a CDS encoding thiamine pyrophosphate-binding protein, with product MTKCTAEIVRVLEHLGVEYLFGYPGGRAIELLESLADSDIQVVRPRDEREASVMAEMYGRYHQSPGVLTGQGPWIGSIGAIGQMEAQLGSSPMVALTEASERGDYSTLAPYQQARGDYGGFSLPKILDGITKEWWFPRSANETIRSVQLAFKHSTANRPGPTAVILDGDAVTAEVPESDTPPLWSPEAQTRNWDSAPTEETVSTASKILSDADRPVIIAGNGVHVSQCYDELLEVAEAYDAVVTTSYLGKSTIPETHDRAAGVIGSFGHEGANQAVSEADALLVVGCRMNPMDTNWQAASFIRPDEQAIIHADIETRNAGWVYPADVGLIGDAGQSLSALVSAGSGQNGWALDRAAEARTDFTAPACDSDQRPILPQRAVAEINEIVDAETIVTADSGNNRFWLLNYLQTPAIRTYFGSGGVGGMGWAGPAGVSAAITTDKDVVAVAGDGGFTMTMTCVETAVEYGVAPTFVVLNDTSLGMVRQMDDSIPGVEFHDTDFVAVAEGFGAEGMRVTEPENLAARLKEAKAADVPTVVDVRIDREQDMAETLQSSFYAEVGGLHE
- a CDS encoding NAD-dependent epimerase/dehydratase family protein produces the protein MAENATVLVTGGTGFIGSYVSKQFLEHGHDVIAYDLSTDTRILEKLGIAADVEVRRGDVSDATDVVSAVSETGTTHIVHLAALLTNTAESNPRAAMQVNIEGTSNVFEAARTLDDQVERVAWASSAAVYAPPHNYDDGGDWWVTEDDLVYPDTLYGATKEYNEHQARVYHEEYDVSHVAIRPTVAYGPYRETGGSAFLANIIEKPAVGESFSVEYGDQEIDWQHVEDIAQGFRLAAFTPDEELSQRIYNVRGELATVREAAETVEGIIPDADIDVSDDGELPWTQRLDMTKAQEDLGYDPQYDLESGFRDYISVLRDEAGLDPL
- a CDS encoding HD domain-containing protein gives rise to the protein MATEVHERDYESQVRDAFPSLRRIEDDDLREKVVDAWVLGLERGGWQSIHDIPYAWNIHDVTNVEHVRGVTKIALQSAEVQRDFHGADPDIDVIVAACLLHDVGKCYEYVDHVDAELLDGTDREHYANEEIPHSISGYALAHEVGCPLDVQRAIPHFLGEVPTRTLEAELVKSANSASSNAITESAMGITLKEWVDKYSQTQN
- a CDS encoding EthD domain-containing protein; this encodes MYKHVALLVRQSDMSHEEFVEHWQHTHTPIAKDIEGVVRYQQVLPTEPEHAEFDGLAELYFETLDELHEALGSEGSRDYDPTKEIAAKARQDVDNFLDVARRPRLIGEERIVKDEVDGDTDGLYKHSAFLVRKEGMTHEEFLDHWQNTHTPIAKEIEGVVRYCQVVPTDPDNAEFDGIAELYFDDIEKLYDALGSEGSRDYEATGGKAAEAREDVDNFLAIEERPRFIGRERLVKNTLLKHDGY
- a CDS encoding M24 family metallopeptidase, coding for MYERSFMEGTRGTQAVDWEERIDVKRLREERYEKALERLQDSDLGSMLLVSDPNIRYVTGLAMTGGSGADHYTLLTEEGDIVHWDTADHASNQRFNCPWLDDIRYACPGLGNVPRASGRDSARNWLKQKMATLVTEAMEEYGVHKEPLGLDVGNQGLISAFETNNVDVRTKECVDLMHDARKIKTQDEIECLRQVAAICEAGFQKIKETARPGVKESEVWGHASKELWRHGAMVQGGYVTSGPNTWPKHQANTTDRQIRPGDIVYADFYNIGYLGYRSCYYRTFSMGEPTKAQKDAYETARDNLYDVLERIEPGATTDEICKGFPDMEGEHADWYDATDHWQMTTNHWAHGLGLQLYEVPLIWRGLSPDHPIEIEEGMTMAVETMEPADRQGVRVEEMVVVRENGVEILSQWPVEEITRIDY